In the Primulina eburnea isolate SZY01 unplaced genomic scaffold, ASM2296580v1 ctg739_ERROPOS11973397, whole genome shotgun sequence genome, one interval contains:
- the LOC140821825 gene encoding BRASSINOSTEROID INSENSITIVE 1-associated receptor kinase 1-like isoform X3 — translation MDQSTTWVFCSFFLSSILVLVQFSRVSANAEGDALNALKSNLADPNNVLQSWDPTLVNPCTWFHVTCNNENSVTRVDLGNANLSGTLSPQLGLLPNLQYLELYSNNIAGRIPSELGSLTSLVSLDLYLNRLIGPIPDTLGNLQKLRFFDLSTNHLTGRIPVNGSFQLFTPISFANNNLEELPVSPPPPLPPSSQSSFRVANSATGAIAGGVAAGAALLFAGPAIALAWFRRRKPEDHFFDVPAEEDPEVHLGQLKRFSLRELQVASDDFSNKNILGKGGFGKVYKGRLADGSLVAVKRLKEERTQGGELQFQTEVEMISMAVHRNLLRLRGFCMTPTERLLVYPYMANGSVASCLRERPETQSPLDWPKRKRIALGSARGLAYLHDHCDPKIIHRDVKAANILLDEDFEAVVGDFGLAKLMDYKDTHVTTAVRGTIGHIAPEYLSTGKSSEKTDVFGYGVMLLELITGQRAFDLARLANDDDVMLLDWVRGLLKEKKLETLVDADLQGNYVDNEVEQLIQVALLCTQSSPLERPKMSEVVRMLEGDGLAERWEEWQKEEMFRQEFNHMRHPNTDWIINDSTSNIRADELSGPR, via the exons ATGGATCAGTCAACTACCTGGGTCTTTTGCTCTTTTTTCTTGTCCTCAATTCTGGTGCTTGTTCAATTTTCGCGGGTGTCTGCCAACGCCGAAG GTGATGCCTTGAATGCATTGAAGAGCAATTTGGCTGATCCTAATAATGTTCTCCAGAGTTGGGATCCGACCCTCGTTAACCCATGCACTTGGTTTCATGTTACATGCAATAACGAAAATAGTGTTACTCGAGT CGATCTTGGCAATGCAAATTTGTCTGGCACACTTTCCCCTCAGCTTGGTCTACTTCCGAATTTACAGTATCT GGAACTTTACAGCAACAATATCGCTGGAAGAATTCCAAGCGAACTAGGAAGCTTGACAAGTTTGGTGAGCTTGGATCTTTATTTGAATAGACTGATTGGTCCAATCCCTGACACATTGGGCAACCTTCAAAAGCTACGTTTCTT CGATCTTTCAACTAACCATCTGACAGGCCGAATTCCAGTCAATGGATCCTTTCAGCTTTTTACTCCTATCAG TTTTGCCAATAATAACTTGGAAGAACTTCCTGTATCTCCACCTCCTCCACTTCCGCCTTCATCTCAATCTTCGTTCAGAG TTGCCAACAGTGCTACTGGAGCCATTGCAGGAGGAGTTGCTGCTGGAGCAGCCCTGCTATTTGCTGGCCCGGCAATTGCTCTTGCTTGGTTTCGTAGAAGGAAGCCAGAGGATCATTTCTTTGATGTTCCTG CTGAGGAGGATCCAGAAGTCCATCTGGGACAGCTCAAAAGGTTTTCACTACGCGAATTGCAAGTTGCATCAGATGATTTCAGTAATAAAAATATCCTCGGCAAAGGTGGATTTGGTAAGGTTTACAAAGGTCGATTAGCTGATGGTTCTCTAGTAGCAGTAAAAAGACTCAAAGAAGAGCGCACTCAAGGTGGAGAGCTTCAATTCCAAACAGAAGTGGAAATGATCAGCATGGCTGTGCATCGAAATTTACTTCGCTTGCGTGGCTTTTGCATGACTCCTACAGAACGGTTGCTTGTGTATCCTTATATGGCTAATGGAAGTGTTGCATCGTGCTTGAGAG AGAGACCTGAAACTCAATCTCCACTCGATTGGCCAAAACGAAAACGGATAGCTTTGGGGTCAGCGAGGGGTCTTGCTTATTTGCATGATCACTGTGACCCTAAAATCATTCATCGAGATGTCAAAGCTGCGAATATACTATTGGATGAGGACTTTGAAGCAGTGGTAGGTGACTTTGGGCTGGCCAAACTTATGGACTACAAGGATACTCATGTTACGACGGCTGTTCGTGGAACAATTGGTCATATTGCTCCGGAATACCTCTCCACTGGTAAATCTTCTGAGAAAACGGATGTTTTCGGTTATGGGGTCATGCTTCTTGAGCTGATCACTGGTCAGAGAGCTTTCGATCTTGCTCGACTTGCCAATGATGATGATGTGATGTTACTCGATTGG GTCAGGGGACTTTTAAAGGAAAAAAAGTTGGAGACGCTCGTGGATGCGGATCTTCAAGGTAATTATGTGGACAATGAGGTGGAACAGCTGATCCAAGTAGCTCTGCTCTGCACGCAGAGCTCCCCATTGGAGCGTCCAAAGATGTCGGAAGTTGTGAGGATGCTGGAGGGTGATGGCTTGGCTGAGAGGTGGGAAGAATGGCAGAAGGAAGAAATGTTCCGTCAAGAATTCAATCACATGCGTCACCCGAACACTGATTGGATAATTAATGACTCCACTTCGAATATTCGTGCCGACGAATTATCCGGGCCAAGATGA
- the LOC140821825 gene encoding BRASSINOSTEROID INSENSITIVE 1-associated receptor kinase 1-like isoform X2, protein MDQSTTWVFCSFFLSSILVLVQFSRVSANAEGDALNALKSNLADPNNVLQSWDPTLVNPCTWFHVTCNNENSVTRVDLGNANLSGTLSPQLGLLPNLQYLNNIAGRIPSELGSLTSLVSLDLYLNRLIGPIPDTLGNLQKLRFLRLNNNSLTGEIPRSLTNIMTLQVLDLSTNHLTGRIPVNGSFQLFTPISFANNNLEELPVSPPPPLPPSSQSSFRVANSATGAIAGGVAAGAALLFAGPAIALAWFRRRKPEDHFFDVPAEEDPEVHLGQLKRFSLRELQVASDDFSNKNILGKGGFGKVYKGRLADGSLVAVKRLKEERTQGGELQFQTEVEMISMAVHRNLLRLRGFCMTPTERLLVYPYMANGSVASCLRERPETQSPLDWPKRKRIALGSARGLAYLHDHCDPKIIHRDVKAANILLDEDFEAVVGDFGLAKLMDYKDTHVTTAVRGTIGHIAPEYLSTGKSSEKTDVFGYGVMLLELITGQRAFDLARLANDDDVMLLDWVRGLLKEKKLETLVDADLQGNYVDNEVEQLIQVALLCTQSSPLERPKMSEVVRMLEGDGLAERWEEWQKEEMFRQEFNHMRHPNTDWIINDSTSNIRADELSGPR, encoded by the exons ATGGATCAGTCAACTACCTGGGTCTTTTGCTCTTTTTTCTTGTCCTCAATTCTGGTGCTTGTTCAATTTTCGCGGGTGTCTGCCAACGCCGAAG GTGATGCCTTGAATGCATTGAAGAGCAATTTGGCTGATCCTAATAATGTTCTCCAGAGTTGGGATCCGACCCTCGTTAACCCATGCACTTGGTTTCATGTTACATGCAATAACGAAAATAGTGTTACTCGAGT CGATCTTGGCAATGCAAATTTGTCTGGCACACTTTCCCCTCAGCTTGGTCTACTTCCGAATTTACAGTATCT CAACAATATCGCTGGAAGAATTCCAAGCGAACTAGGAAGCTTGACAAGTTTGGTGAGCTTGGATCTTTATTTGAATAGACTGATTGGTCCAATCCCTGACACATTGGGCAACCTTCAAAAGCTACGTTTCTT GAGGCTCAACAATAACAGTTTGACTGGAGAAATCCCCCGGTCACTTACTAATATCATGACACTTCAAGTCCT CGATCTTTCAACTAACCATCTGACAGGCCGAATTCCAGTCAATGGATCCTTTCAGCTTTTTACTCCTATCAG TTTTGCCAATAATAACTTGGAAGAACTTCCTGTATCTCCACCTCCTCCACTTCCGCCTTCATCTCAATCTTCGTTCAGAG TTGCCAACAGTGCTACTGGAGCCATTGCAGGAGGAGTTGCTGCTGGAGCAGCCCTGCTATTTGCTGGCCCGGCAATTGCTCTTGCTTGGTTTCGTAGAAGGAAGCCAGAGGATCATTTCTTTGATGTTCCTG CTGAGGAGGATCCAGAAGTCCATCTGGGACAGCTCAAAAGGTTTTCACTACGCGAATTGCAAGTTGCATCAGATGATTTCAGTAATAAAAATATCCTCGGCAAAGGTGGATTTGGTAAGGTTTACAAAGGTCGATTAGCTGATGGTTCTCTAGTAGCAGTAAAAAGACTCAAAGAAGAGCGCACTCAAGGTGGAGAGCTTCAATTCCAAACAGAAGTGGAAATGATCAGCATGGCTGTGCATCGAAATTTACTTCGCTTGCGTGGCTTTTGCATGACTCCTACAGAACGGTTGCTTGTGTATCCTTATATGGCTAATGGAAGTGTTGCATCGTGCTTGAGAG AGAGACCTGAAACTCAATCTCCACTCGATTGGCCAAAACGAAAACGGATAGCTTTGGGGTCAGCGAGGGGTCTTGCTTATTTGCATGATCACTGTGACCCTAAAATCATTCATCGAGATGTCAAAGCTGCGAATATACTATTGGATGAGGACTTTGAAGCAGTGGTAGGTGACTTTGGGCTGGCCAAACTTATGGACTACAAGGATACTCATGTTACGACGGCTGTTCGTGGAACAATTGGTCATATTGCTCCGGAATACCTCTCCACTGGTAAATCTTCTGAGAAAACGGATGTTTTCGGTTATGGGGTCATGCTTCTTGAGCTGATCACTGGTCAGAGAGCTTTCGATCTTGCTCGACTTGCCAATGATGATGATGTGATGTTACTCGATTGG GTCAGGGGACTTTTAAAGGAAAAAAAGTTGGAGACGCTCGTGGATGCGGATCTTCAAGGTAATTATGTGGACAATGAGGTGGAACAGCTGATCCAAGTAGCTCTGCTCTGCACGCAGAGCTCCCCATTGGAGCGTCCAAAGATGTCGGAAGTTGTGAGGATGCTGGAGGGTGATGGCTTGGCTGAGAGGTGGGAAGAATGGCAGAAGGAAGAAATGTTCCGTCAAGAATTCAATCACATGCGTCACCCGAACACTGATTGGATAATTAATGACTCCACTTCGAATATTCGTGCCGACGAATTATCCGGGCCAAGATGA
- the LOC140821825 gene encoding BRASSINOSTEROID INSENSITIVE 1-associated receptor kinase 1-like isoform X1 yields the protein MDQSTTWVFCSFFLSSILVLVQFSRVSANAEGDALNALKSNLADPNNVLQSWDPTLVNPCTWFHVTCNNENSVTRVDLGNANLSGTLSPQLGLLPNLQYLELYSNNIAGRIPSELGSLTSLVSLDLYLNRLIGPIPDTLGNLQKLRFLRLNNNSLTGEIPRSLTNIMTLQVLDLSTNHLTGRIPVNGSFQLFTPISFANNNLEELPVSPPPPLPPSSQSSFRVANSATGAIAGGVAAGAALLFAGPAIALAWFRRRKPEDHFFDVPAEEDPEVHLGQLKRFSLRELQVASDDFSNKNILGKGGFGKVYKGRLADGSLVAVKRLKEERTQGGELQFQTEVEMISMAVHRNLLRLRGFCMTPTERLLVYPYMANGSVASCLRERPETQSPLDWPKRKRIALGSARGLAYLHDHCDPKIIHRDVKAANILLDEDFEAVVGDFGLAKLMDYKDTHVTTAVRGTIGHIAPEYLSTGKSSEKTDVFGYGVMLLELITGQRAFDLARLANDDDVMLLDWVRGLLKEKKLETLVDADLQGNYVDNEVEQLIQVALLCTQSSPLERPKMSEVVRMLEGDGLAERWEEWQKEEMFRQEFNHMRHPNTDWIINDSTSNIRADELSGPR from the exons ATGGATCAGTCAACTACCTGGGTCTTTTGCTCTTTTTTCTTGTCCTCAATTCTGGTGCTTGTTCAATTTTCGCGGGTGTCTGCCAACGCCGAAG GTGATGCCTTGAATGCATTGAAGAGCAATTTGGCTGATCCTAATAATGTTCTCCAGAGTTGGGATCCGACCCTCGTTAACCCATGCACTTGGTTTCATGTTACATGCAATAACGAAAATAGTGTTACTCGAGT CGATCTTGGCAATGCAAATTTGTCTGGCACACTTTCCCCTCAGCTTGGTCTACTTCCGAATTTACAGTATCT GGAACTTTACAGCAACAATATCGCTGGAAGAATTCCAAGCGAACTAGGAAGCTTGACAAGTTTGGTGAGCTTGGATCTTTATTTGAATAGACTGATTGGTCCAATCCCTGACACATTGGGCAACCTTCAAAAGCTACGTTTCTT GAGGCTCAACAATAACAGTTTGACTGGAGAAATCCCCCGGTCACTTACTAATATCATGACACTTCAAGTCCT CGATCTTTCAACTAACCATCTGACAGGCCGAATTCCAGTCAATGGATCCTTTCAGCTTTTTACTCCTATCAG TTTTGCCAATAATAACTTGGAAGAACTTCCTGTATCTCCACCTCCTCCACTTCCGCCTTCATCTCAATCTTCGTTCAGAG TTGCCAACAGTGCTACTGGAGCCATTGCAGGAGGAGTTGCTGCTGGAGCAGCCCTGCTATTTGCTGGCCCGGCAATTGCTCTTGCTTGGTTTCGTAGAAGGAAGCCAGAGGATCATTTCTTTGATGTTCCTG CTGAGGAGGATCCAGAAGTCCATCTGGGACAGCTCAAAAGGTTTTCACTACGCGAATTGCAAGTTGCATCAGATGATTTCAGTAATAAAAATATCCTCGGCAAAGGTGGATTTGGTAAGGTTTACAAAGGTCGATTAGCTGATGGTTCTCTAGTAGCAGTAAAAAGACTCAAAGAAGAGCGCACTCAAGGTGGAGAGCTTCAATTCCAAACAGAAGTGGAAATGATCAGCATGGCTGTGCATCGAAATTTACTTCGCTTGCGTGGCTTTTGCATGACTCCTACAGAACGGTTGCTTGTGTATCCTTATATGGCTAATGGAAGTGTTGCATCGTGCTTGAGAG AGAGACCTGAAACTCAATCTCCACTCGATTGGCCAAAACGAAAACGGATAGCTTTGGGGTCAGCGAGGGGTCTTGCTTATTTGCATGATCACTGTGACCCTAAAATCATTCATCGAGATGTCAAAGCTGCGAATATACTATTGGATGAGGACTTTGAAGCAGTGGTAGGTGACTTTGGGCTGGCCAAACTTATGGACTACAAGGATACTCATGTTACGACGGCTGTTCGTGGAACAATTGGTCATATTGCTCCGGAATACCTCTCCACTGGTAAATCTTCTGAGAAAACGGATGTTTTCGGTTATGGGGTCATGCTTCTTGAGCTGATCACTGGTCAGAGAGCTTTCGATCTTGCTCGACTTGCCAATGATGATGATGTGATGTTACTCGATTGG GTCAGGGGACTTTTAAAGGAAAAAAAGTTGGAGACGCTCGTGGATGCGGATCTTCAAGGTAATTATGTGGACAATGAGGTGGAACAGCTGATCCAAGTAGCTCTGCTCTGCACGCAGAGCTCCCCATTGGAGCGTCCAAAGATGTCGGAAGTTGTGAGGATGCTGGAGGGTGATGGCTTGGCTGAGAGGTGGGAAGAATGGCAGAAGGAAGAAATGTTCCGTCAAGAATTCAATCACATGCGTCACCCGAACACTGATTGGATAATTAATGACTCCACTTCGAATATTCGTGCCGACGAATTATCCGGGCCAAGATGA
- the LOC140821972 gene encoding peroxidase 43-like yields the protein MAHGGIMLLILTFVGIAQGQLQVGFYANTCPDAEAIVTGVVREAVASDQTTAPALLRLHFHDCFVQGCEGSILIDNGREADEKHAFEHQGVRGFDVIANAKSQLESACPGVVSCADIVALAARDAIVLAKGPSYEVETGRRDGMVSDTKMADNMPDVSDSIQKLKQKFLEKGLTEKDLVILSAAHTIGTTACFFMTSRLYTFSGGVGSDPSINPEFFPELKSRCPQNGNVNVRLPMDRDSGQKFDNQILNNIRGGFAVLQSDASLYQDEVTQSVVDSYFESSSPSSGPSFEADFVDSIVKLGRIGVLTGSEGRIRAVCKSF from the exons ATGGCACATGGTGGTATAATGCTTTTAATTCTCACTTTTGTGGGGATTGCGCAAGGTCAGCTCCAAGTAGGCTTTTATGCCAACACATGCCCCGACGCGGAGGCTATAGTCACCGGCGTCGTGCGTGAAGCCGTCGCCTCCGACCAAACCACCGCCCCCGCCTTGCTTAGGCTTCATTTCCACGACTGCTTTGTTCAG GGATGCGAAGGATCGATTCTGATAGATAACGGAAGGGAAGCAGATGAAAAGCATGCATTTGAGCATCAAGGAGTTAGAGGGTTTGATGTAATCGCTAATGCGAAATCCCAGCTGGAATCAGCTTGCCCCGGAGTCGTTTCTTGTGCAGATATTGTTGCTTTGGCTGCCAGAGATGCTATAGTCTtg GCAAAAGGGCCGTCGTACGAGGTGGAAACAGGGAGAAGGGATGGTATGGTTTCTGATACAAAAATGGCGGACAACATGCCAGATGTCAGTGATTCAATTCAGAAGCTTAAACAGAAGTTTTTGGAGAAGGGATTAACGGAGAAGGATCTTGTTATTCTCAGTG CTGCACATACAATTGGTACCACAGCATGCTTCTTCATGACCTCAAGGCTCTACACCTTTTCCGGCGGTGTCGGCTCCGACCCGTCTATAAATCCGGAGTTTTTTCCGGAGTTAAAATCTAGGTGTCCGCAAAACGGAAACGTCAATGTTCGGTTGCCGATGGACCGGGACAGCGGCCAGAAATTCGACAACCAAATATTGAATAACATCAGAGGTGGTTTCGCTGTGTTGCAATCCGATGCTAGTCTCTACCAAGATGAAGTCACACAGAGTGTTGTGGACTCCTATTTTGAGTCATCTAGCCCTTCATCGGGGCCGTCATTCGAGGCAGATTTCGTCGATTCCATCGTGAAATTGGGCAGAATTGGTGTGTTGACGGGATCTGAAGGAAGAATCAGGGCTGTTTGCAAATCTTTTTAG